The Thermotoga maritima MSB8 region CGTACTCTACGTATTTCTCTCCACCACTCTTTGCTTCCTCGAATGCTTTCTCAAAGCCACCTAGTTCCTTCACGTCTTTCATGAAGTTCCCCATGTCTTTGTGGATCAGTACTTTCCCGTCGCTTGTGACAAGAAGCCCGTAGCCGCTCTTGCTCGCTTTCCCTTCTTCTACAACCGCTTTCCAGAGATCGGTGTTCTCAGAGAGGGATATACCTAATGCTATCAGTCCAGATGGTTCTGAACCGAACGTTGTAACTCCCTCCACGAAAAGCAAAACAGGCTTTCCATCGATGGATTCGGCAAGGACAAGCGAAGTTTTGTTTTTTTCCTTCATAAGGCTGAGGTACTTTTCGTACTCTGAATAGTTCTTCTCTTCTATTTTTTCTGGTAAAACCAAATAAGCGGATTCGCTCATCTCATCGACAACAATACCAACGGAGACTGTATCCGTAGCCCCCTGAAGAACAGACTGAAGGTTCGAAGCAATCGTGTACCCTCCTATGAGAGAGCTGCCAAGGAGGGTTTTCAGATTTCTTTGAACCTCGTTCAGCTTCTGGGAGATGTATTTTGAAAGAGAAGACACCGACTTCTCCATGTAATCTTTTGCGTTGCTGATGAGAAGAGACGAGGTACTTCTCTGAACCAGATAAGCACTGAGAACAAAAGAAACAAGAATCACAACCATTATGAATATGATTCTGAATCTTATGTTCATCTCGCATCTCTCCTTTTATGGTTCTGAAACATCCCCGGCGCAAAGCACCGGGGATGTGTCTCATTGAGGGCTCACCGTGACATCATCGAAATAAATCGTAGTTGCCGTTCCTTCTCCGAGTTCGAAACTGATCTGAACGACCTCATCCGCATCGTCTGGATGCGTGTAGGTGAACGTGAACGTCTGCCAGTCCGCTGTGAGATTCACCGTTTGAGCAAAATAGTTGGTCCAGGGATCGTGATTCTGCAGAATTTTCACATTTATAGGTCTTGGTGTATCCGCTTTTGCTTTGAAAGAAATGGTGTAGGTTTTTCCTCTGTAAAGACCTATCCACTGGTTGAACTGAATATGCCACGTGTCAGTTCCAGGATCGGCTATCGTGATATAAGCGTAGCCATCCCTGACACCGTAATCGGAGACCCTGGCACCGCTGATCCCGTAATCTCCCGCCTGCCAAATGAACCATTCGTCCGGGTTGTTGGCCTGATCGTTCACAATAGGTTCGTCGAAAGTGCCGTTATTTATCTGTTCATAGGTCACCTCGGGACCTGCCTGCTGCTGTGCTTGTTCATATTCGCAGTCATCCACTTCCCCGGTGATTGTTTCCGGATTCATATCTTTATAGACTCTGATGTAGTCGATGTACATTCTCTGCGGGAATTGGGTGGTTTCGTCGGGATAACCCGGCCAGTAGCCTCCCACGGCAACGTTCAGAATGAGGAAGAACGGATGGTCGAAAACCCACTCAAGACCGAGTTCGGCCAGTTCATCCTTGCTGAGGACGTGGTAGAGCTGTCCGTCCACGTACCACTCCACTTCGTCTTCGTCCCACTCGATGGAGAAAATGTGGAAGTCTTCGGAGAAATCAGGAACTCCTTCTGGAAGATGATAGGCAACACCTATACTCGCACCACCAGAATATCCCGGACCGTGTGCTGTTCCATAAACGGTTCTGGTGTCGTGGCCAAGCATTTCCATGATGTCTATCTCACCACAGGTGGGCCATCCGACCTCTCCTATGTTGTTTCCGAGCATCCAGAGAGCGGGCCAGATACCTTTTCCTTTTGGAAGTTTTGCCCTTATTTCGATTTTTCCGTACTTTATTTCGAATTTTCCTTCTGTGGTCATCCTGGCTGAGGTGTAGTCGTAGGTTCCGTACTCATCGGAAACCTGTTCTTTTCTTGCCTCAATCACAAGACAGCCGTTCTCAACGAACGCGTTTTCGTCTGTATAGTACTCGAGTTCCCCGTTACCCCAGCCTGGAATACCTTTTGCATGACCGTTTCCTATCTCGAAGTTCCAGATGTTCGGATCGATAACACCGTCATCGAACTCCTGACTCCAAACGAGCTGCCAGTCTTCCACTTTGTCTTCATCCTCCTCGGTGTAGATTTCGTTTTCCTCACCGCTTACCTCGAGAACACCGATGTCCTCCATCACTACGTCGTCTATCCAGACCGTGCCGGTATACCTTCCAAGCTGAAACTCGAAACGAGCATTTTCATCGGTCTCCTGTCTCATGACGAATTCGAACTCGTACTTCTGCCAATCTGTTCCGAGCTCGAAGACCATGCCGCCGGATTCGTCGGTACCGGGGTTGTACGCGGTCCATCCTCTTCCGGCCGTTCCTCCTATCTTCACCCCGATGTTCTTTTGAGAGGAAGCCTTGGCTCGGAAAGAAACTCTGTACTTGTGGAGTTTCTCAACACGTATGGGAGCCTGTATGATCTGAACCGACCAGGTGTGATCTCCTCCGTTTGTTATCTCAACCACGAGAACGCCGTTTTCGACTCGAGCCGTTCCCTCACCGTTTGAATTGGTGAAGAATACCCAGTTTCCTCCTGTGTCTATAGAGCCATCCTCTGCGGGTGGGTCTATATCCACACCTGCGATGAGAATTGGTTCATCGAAAGAAGCGTTGCCAAGGATGTTTTGAGCCAGAATGAAAACAGGAAAGAGAAGCAGAGCGAAAACCAGCCTGCTCATCATATTACCCCCTTTTCATGGTTTGAATCTCTTCTCTCCCTCAACCAGAAAAATATCTCTCAACCTTATATCCCTCGAAGATGCACCGACCCTGACCTCGTATTCTCCTGACTCGACAACCCATTCTTTCCCATCGAAACTCGCAAGATCTCTGAGAGGAATTTCCAAGGAGATTTCTTCTGATTCACCCGGGTTCAAAAGTTTTGTTTTGTGAAACGCTTTCAGCTCCTGGAAGGGTTTGTCTATTTTTCCTTTTGGAGCTTTGATGTAGACCTGTGAGACTTCCTTTCCAGCTCTGTCCCCAGTGTTTGTGATCGTGTACGACACTCTGAGCGTCTCACCGTCGATAGCGATTTTTAAATCTTTGTATTCAAACTTTGTGTAAGAGAGGCCGTAGCCGAATTCGTAGGCAGGTTCCACACCGAAGGTGTCGTAGTACCTGTATCCCACGTAGATGTCTTCCTCGTACACCACTCTTTGCGGATTGTCCTTTGGCTCTCCTGGGAACGTCCAGGATGGAACGTCCGAGTAATCCTTCGGGAAGGTCGTTGGAAGTTTTCCGGAGGGATTAATCTTTCCCACAAGAACATCGGCCACTATTCTTCCCATCTCCTGTCCCGCCTGCCAGACGAGAAGAATTCCATCCACAAGGTCTCTCCAGCTTGCGACTTCGATGGGACTTCCGATGTTCAGAAGAACCACAACTTTCTTACCCTGATCGTGGAATTCTTTCGAGACGGTTTTTATGAGTTCCAGCTCGTCATCGGAGAGGTAGAAGTCACCTTTCACCGGCTTTCTGTCGTATCCCTCACCGGAGATCCTACTGATCACAACAACTGCAACATCGTTTTTCTTTGCAGCTTTCTTTATCTCTTTTTCTGAGAGGAAATTCTCTGGGAGTTTCGGTTTTATGACCGTTCCCCAAGAGTCGGTTCTGGGTTTATATTCCTCTGTTTCTCTCATCTTTTTTATGTACTCCTCATAAGTGGAAGCGAGTTCTTCGTCGAACTTCATGTTTCTTTCTTTTATGCCTTCAAGGATAGAGATCGTGTATCTCGGATGGGTGTCTCCACTTCCCGTTCCTCCCTTTATTGTTTCGATTTGACCGGTGCCAAAGACGGCGACATGGGTATTTTCATCGAACGGAAGAACACCGTTGTTCTCAAGAAGGACAACACCCTCCGCACCTGCTTCGTAGGCGACTTCCGCGTGAGATTCGAGATCCGGCTTGTTTGAGTACCTGTACCCTTTGAAGGAAGGCGCGTTCACAAGAACTTTGAGAATGTTTCTCACACACTCATCGAGAACCTCCTCACTCAATTTTCCCTCCTTCAACGCCTCCATGATTTCTTCTATTTCATCTCTTCTTTCTGTGTTCACCTGATACGCTTTCCCAGGCATGATCATATCGTTTCCGGCCTTGAGCTGTTCTACAGGGTTGTCTCCCGCGTACCAGTCGCTCATCACGAAACCGTCAAATCCCCATTCTTCCCTGAGAACCTTCTTCAAAAGCCATTCGTTCTGTGAACAGTATTTTCCATTCAGTTTGTTGTAAGCGCTCATCACGGTCCAGGGTCTTGCTTTCTTGACAGCAATTTCAAAACCTTTCAGATATATTTCTCTGAGGGCTCGCTCGGACACGATCGTGTCCACTACCATCCTGTTCGTTTCCTGGTTGTTCGCGACAAAGTGTTTTATGCAGGCTCCCACCCCTTGAGATTGAACTCCCTTGACAAAGGCTGAAGCCATTTCACCGGAAAGGACAGGATCTTCTGAGTAGTACTCGAAATTCCTTCCACAAAGAGGGTTTCTGTGAATGTTCATCGCAGGTGCAAGAAGCACATCGACACCGTATTCCCTAACTTCTTCTCCCATGGCTTTTCCCACTTCTTCCAGAAGGTCTCTGTTCCAGGTAGAAGCGAGCATGATTTCAACGGGAAATGCCGTCGTGTAGTAAGTGTTTTCATCGTTTTCCCTTGTGGGATTTATTCTGAGTCCTGCGGGACCATCTGCCAGGACAAACGCAGGAATTCCAAGTCTTGGAACGGGATGTGTTTCTCCAGCCGCACCCGCCACTCTGGAATGTGGGTTCCCAAAAAGTCCTGGAAGACCAACCCCCACAACGAGCTTCACCTTTTCCTCTGTAGTTAACTGAGAGAGAATTTCATCGATCCTTTCCATCGTCTTCTTCCCTCCTCTTTTTCTTTTCTCTGACGACAAGAAACACAAGGAAAGGTACTGTGAGTCCGAGGAGTCCTAAATTTAGGTAGAACTCCACTGGCCTCAAGCCACGCCACAGGTAATAAAACAGAACTATCAATTCAAGAACCAGAGCCCAAGAAAAAATGGAGAGAACCGCTTTTGTAAACATCACAGATCCTCCAGTTTCCTGTAAAGCTTCGGGATGCTACCGACGAGGAGCTTGGTGTATTCGTGGGTCGGCTCGAGAACCACTTTGTCTGGGTGTCCCCTTTCCACGATTTCACCGTTCTTCATAACGAAAATGTTGTCGGAAACGTAATAGGCAAGCCCCAGATCGTGTGTGATGAATATGATGGACGTTCCTTGTTCCTCTCTGAGCTCTTCGAGGAGTTTTATGATACCTCCTCTGGAGGAAGCGTCTATCATGGATGTGGGTTCGTCCGCTACGATCAAAAGAGGCCTCAAGATCCAGCATCTTGCTATCATGATTCTTTGTTTCTGTCCACCAGAAATCTGGTGCGGGTACTTTCCAAGTACATCCTTTGGATCTATTCCCACTCTGAAAAGTGACTCCTTTATGAGTTCGAGCGCTTCTTTCTTGTTTGAAGGCTTGTTCTCGAGAAGACTTATGGCCTGCCAGAGAGTTCTCTCGACTGGATAGAAGGGATTGTAACTCGCAAAAGGATCCTGGAAAACCGCGTGGACCTTCCTTCTGAATTCAACCAGAGATTCCCTGTCCTTTATATCTTTCCAGATATCTTTACCTTCAAAGTAGATTTCACCGGAGGTAGGGGGAAGGAGCCTCAGTATCATCTTTGCGGTGGTTGTTTTTCCGGAACCGCTTTCTCCAACGAGTGAAACGATTTCTTTCTCCTTCACCTCAAAAGAAACATTCTTCACCGCCTCTATACGACGCTTGGAGAAGAATCCAAGTGAGAAGATCTTTGTAAGGTTCTTCACGACGAGCCTGCTCATGCTCTCTCCTCCATGTAAAGCCAGCATGCAACTCTTCTTCCTGGTTCTATCTCCGTTAGCGGTGGTTCTTTTTCTTTACAGACATCCATCGCGTGAGGGCATCTAGGATGGAATCTGCAGCCAGATGGAGGATTTATGAGATTGGGTGGAGCTCCAGGAATGGTGGTGATTCCTCTCTTTTTCACCTCTGGTTCTGGAGTGAGAACCGAATTGAAAAGCCCCTGGGTGTAAGGATGAAGCGGTTTTTCCAGGAGACTTTCCACAGGTGCGAACTCAACTATCTTTCCAGCGTACATGATGATCATTCTGTCTGCGATCTGCCTTACAGTCGCTATGTCATGGGTGATGAAGATTATGCTCTTCACGATTCCTTGGCGTTTCATCTGCATCAGGACTTTCAAAAGAACCTTTTGATTCACAACATCCAGAGCGGAAGTTGGCTCATCAGCTATGAGAAGGCTCGGATTCAATATAGTTGCGATCGCTATCACGGCTCTTTGTCTCATTCCACCACTTAGTTCAAAAGGATACCTTTTAATCCAAAGTGGATCGAGCCCTACCTCTTCAAATCTTCTTCTGGCTTTATCCAAAAGTTCCTCTTCGTCTATTCCGTGCGATTCCGCAAGATGCCTCACATACTTTTCCATCCTGATGGTGGGCATCAGTGCGTTCATCGCTGCCTGGGGTATTATCGTTATCTCTTTTCCCCAGAATTTTCTTTTCACTTCGTCTCTTGTCATGGACGACAGCTCCACAAACTCTCCGTTAACTCTCAGAAATATCTTTCCATCAACGAGTGTCAACGGCTTTACCATGTTCATGAAGATCACGTTCGAGAGAGTTGTCTTTCCACAACCAGATTCACCGACAACCCCTATAACTTCGTCTTCCAGTATTTCAAAAGACAAACCATCCACAGCTTTGACAGAAACCTTTTCCAGTTTATAGTAGGCCCTCACATTTTCTGCTTTCAAAAGTATTTCTTTCATTCTTCACTCCTCCCTCAAGCGTGGATTGAAGACTTCATCCATTGCAGTACTGATGACCAGCAGAGAAGCAGTGACAGCCACAATGGCGAGTCCTGGTGGCACGAACCACCACCACAGACCTCTTCTCACTGCCTCCATGAGAACTGCCCACTGGAGCATGATTCCAAGGGAGATTCCCTGGGTGGGACCGAGCCCTATCAAGCTCAGACCTGCTTCTCCCATGATTCCTCCGTTTATGAAAAGAACAAAGGACATGAAGGCGTAAGTTGCGATCGTTGGGATGAGGTCTTCTATCACCAGTCTGAGATCGGAATAGCCGGCCATAACAGAAAGGTACACGTACTCCCTCGACATCACACTCATGAGCTGTGCTCTTATCGCTCTTGCGAACCAGGGCCACTGGAATAGACCCAAGATGACTGCGACCATTTCAACACTTCGTACCTTCAAATAACTCGCTATCAGAATAGCTATGAGTATCGAAGGAGTTGTAAGGACGATGTTTGTTATTCCCATCAATACATCATCCACAATACCCCTTTTCACGGCGGAGAAACTTCCTATGATCGTACCTATCACAAGCGAGATGATTGCAGCCAGAAAACCGATGTAAAGCGAAGAACGAATTCCATGAAGCAGTTGTGCAAGAACGTCTCTACCGTACGTATCCGTTCCGAGAGGATGCGCACTGGAAGGAGGTTGCTCGTAATCCCAGGTCATTTCAGTAGGATCTACTCTGTAGAACATTGGTCCAAAAATTCCCAGGAAGAGAAAGAAGAGAAAAATCGAAAAGCCTATTATGAACTTTTTGTTTTTGAAAAGTGGTCTTATCATCGTTCGAAACATATTTTATGCCTCCTGTCCCAGTCTTATTCTTGGATCTATCAGAGCGTAAAGGAAATCCACAATGAAGTTGGCGAGATAGATAGAGGCAATAAGAATCACAAAGATTCCCTGAATCAATGGATAATCGAGTGTAGTCAAAGCCCTGAAGAGTAGATATCCCGTTCCAGGGTAATTGAACACGATCTCAGTGATGAGGGCTCCTCCCAGAACCCCTCCCAAGCTCAAAGCGAGTCCTGTAATCTGCGGGAGGAGGGAGTTTCTGAAGACATACTTGAAAATTCTCTTGTCTTTCATACCAAGATATTCAGAAAACATTGCGTAATCGCTTCCAAGCTCGTATATCACCATGAGTCTCATTCCTATCGCCCATCCACCCATCGCAGAAACGACGATGGATGCGAAGGGCATTATGTAGTGCTTCAAAACATCGACGAAGAACGACCAGCTCAGGTTCGGTATCGTTCCCTGAGAATAAGCCCCTTGAACAGGAAGCCAGCCGAGTTTAACTCCAAAAAGAAAGATGAATATCATTCCAAGCCAGTAATACGGGATCTGAGAAACTATCAGGGAAGTTGTAAGGACTCCCTTGTCAATCCATGTGTTTCTTTTGTAAGCTGCCAGAGCACCAAGGCTGTTACCTAGAATCCAGGCAACTATAGTTGCTGGAAGAAGAAGAATCAGTGTCCACGGAATGACTGGAATGATCAGGTCAATGACTTTCCTGGGGTAGAAAGTAATGGATGTTCCAAGATCTCCTCGAAGTGCCTTGGTGATGAATTCGAAATACTGAACGTACCAGGGTTTCCCGAGACCAAATTCTTCCATCAAAGTTCTTTCTGCAGCTCTTATAGCTTCTGGATTAGCCTGGGCGACTCTGGAAAGACCAGAGAGAATCTGAGATAAAGGATTCCCGGGAATCGCTCTTGGAAGTATAAACACAATAGTGGTTGCCACTATGTAGGTAACAAGCAGGAAGATGAAACGTCTCAAAAGGTACTTGAACATCGATTTCGATCCCATTCAATTCTCACTCCCCACTCTGTTTTTGTGGAACCCGGCCCCGAAGTGGGGCCGGGAAAAGATCACATAGTCGCTTTCTGGAGATCTTCGAAGATCTTTGCGGTGGGTATCTCGATTCCTCCTTCATCAACCGTTCCAAGCCAGGACGGTACGGGCTGTGGATCGCTCTTCTTGGAGATGATGAAGAGAGTCGGCCAGGCGTCCGCGTGCCATGGAGAAGGTCTGAACCAGGCTGGATTGTCCTCGCTCGGCCAGTTGATCCAGTACTTCGTCGAGTATTCGTACCAGTGAGCCGTGTAGAACGCGGGTATGCTCGGCATGTCTCTGTAGATGATCTGCTGGATTCTGAAGTACGCCTGTTTCCTCACCTCAGGATCGAGTGTAGAAACTGCTTTGTCGAGGAGTTCGACTACTTCATCGTTGTCGTACCTTTCCCAGTCTCCGGCCCACGTGACTTCACCGACTGGTTTGGAAAGTCTCTTATCAAGAACGAATCTGTAGATGTTGAACGGATGATCGAAGCTTGGTCCAACACTCCAGGATATGATGAGGTCGAACGTTCCCTTCGTCATCCTGTCCGCCCACACGGAGAAGTCCGGAAATTCTGTTTTCACATCGATACCTATGCTTCTCAGATTCTTTGCGATCATTTCACACATCATCATCCAGTCGGTCCAGCCGTACGGAACAGATATCGTGTACGGACCAAGTTTTGTGCCATCGGGTCCCACTCTCACACCGTCAGGTCCTTTCTTGTATCCTGCCTCGTCCAAGATCTTGTTTGCCATATCGAGATCGAATGGGATTCTTCCATCTTCAGTTCCAAAGGTCTTCTTCGCAAGCTCGTAGTCGATATACTGTTTGTACGGTTCGAAGAGATCAATCACCATGGACGGATGAGCCTGGCTTCCATAACCGAAGTAAGCCTTTTTGAGCATTTCGTTGTACGGAATAGCGTAAGCAATCGCTTTTCTCACAGCTGGGTCGCTCAAACCAGGTTTGGTATTGTTTACGTACACGAATCCCACACCGTCGGGAATGAAGTAAGGTTCCTTTTTGTACCACGTTCCAACCGGAAGGCCTTTCTTCTCCCACAGTTCCCAGACACTCGGAATGAAGAGTCCGTTCCAGTCAATGTCGCCTCTTTCGAACGCGAGACTGGCACTCGGGTTGTCCTTGTAAATGACGTGAGCCAGATACTTGGGTCTTGGGAGTCCAAAGATGTCCTTGCCCCACCAGTCGTCAACTCTCTGATACACAACGATGTTCGGGTCGTAGTAGTAGAGTTTGTAAGGACCAGAAACAACCTGTTCTTCAGGTTTGTCGTTGATCCAGTCTTTTATGTTCATCTGTGCTCTGATCCTTTCGTAGACGTGTTTGGGCATCGGTTGTGCACCGAGGGAGTAGGAAAGGAACTGGAAGTAATTGAGATTCTCTTCTTTCGCCTTGAATTCAACCACTTTTGTGTCAACAGCTTTCACGTACTCGATGTAGGTATCCCATCCACCGCCGGGACCTATTCCGAGTTCTTTGGTGAGCTCCAGAGCGTAGACAAAATCATCTGCGGTGATAGGCACCCCATCGCTCCATCTTGCTTCAGGTCTGATGTAGATCCTCAGAGTTTTGTCGTCCACGAATTCGTATCTTTCTGCGATGACAGGAATCCAAGCGTCTCTTCCAAGGTCGTACTGGAACGCCGGGAGGTACATGAACTGATCAGTACCCCATGTGGACTGCGGTGCATAGAGATTCCAGGTGGTTGCAGGACCCCAGAGGGCTCCTCCGATGTAGACTGTGTCTTCACGTGGCAGAGACACCTGCGCCATCAAACTGGAAAGAACCAGAAGAGCCAGTAACAGTACAAGTGACTTTCTCATACCCACACCTCCTTTGTATATGGATAAAGGTTAAGTTATTTGTCTCAGAAACTCTTCTATCGCCAGAACATTTCCTCCAACAAGGGACGGTGAAATTTCCTTGAAAATGGTATCTCTTATGAGAACATTGGCAATTTCTCTGTCTGTTATCTTTTCAAGTTCTCTTTTTATAAAAGAACCAAATGTGTCCCAGAGATCGTTGACAACACCGCCGAGTACTATCACGCCGGGATTCAGAAAGTAGATGATGTTCTTCAAAACAACTGCTACATGTTGAAGAAATTCTTCCATTGTTTCTTTCACGTTCTTTTCCCCTGAAAACCATAACCTTTTGATGTATCGGAACTTCTCATCCAGCGATTCTCCCTGAAGTTCCACAAATTTTTCCATCCTTTCCACGAGTTTTGATATGGAGAGAAACTCCTCCACTTCTTTTCCATTTTTTACATCGAGGACAACATGACCTATTTCTCCAGCAGCGAAATTTTCTCCTCTAACGATTTTTCCGTTCACCGAAATCGCTCCACCGATTCCTTCACCGAAATAGAGAAAGAAGGCAACATCACTTTCCTTTACATCCTGAGAAAAGAATTCTTCAGCCAACAGCGAAAGGTTGGAATCGTTTTCCACCAGAACTTCCAGATCCAGATTTCCAAACTCTCTCCGAAAATCAATGTTTCTCCATCCAAGGTTCGGTGCATGAATCAAAAACTTACTTTCCGTGTTCACAATACCTGGAAGAGAAAACACCACTTTCGATATGTTTTTGTTCAGAACATGGCTTTTGAGAATATTTTCATAAGAAGAAGTGACTCTTTGTTTGAATTCATCAAAATCCTTTGGAGTAGAGAACCTCTCAATTATTCTCCATGCACCATCCAGAAAACCAACTGCAACCAGCGTCTCAAGTACTTCTACGTTGTATATGATGGATGTGATGAAAGATCTTGTTGGCCCGTAAGTTACGGCTTTTCTGCGGCGACCAGTCGCTGTTCCCTTTTCTTCTACCAATCCCTCATTCACCAGTTCTTCAATGATTCTCCATATTGCACTCTGGGCGAGTCCTGTTTTTCTGGCGATTTCCACCCTGCTGTGCGGTCCGCTCTCTATCAGATACCTAAGGACCATCTTTTTGTTTTCTCTTTTCATGGATTTTGGATTCAGCTTTTTATGCACTCCATATTCCTCCTGCTTCTTATCTATCTTCCTCAGAAAGAAATTATAACGATATGACTCAAAAAGTACAAACACGAGTAATACTCATTTTTTATGATTATGAGTGAATAACAGGAATTATTTCGAATTATAGTTCAAATTCTAATATTTTCTTTGAGTTACAACTGATTTTATTCCCGATGCTCTTTCCAAGGAGCTCAAGACATTCTCAAAGTGAGAAGAATGTGTGTAACAAAAAATCCATCGAAATCATAAGTTATTGACTCCATGTAATGATCGGTTGCCGTTATTTTTTGTTAAAATTACAACATATCGAAGTGAATTCTGCATCAAAGGGGGTATAATCACGAGAAGAGGAATGCTGTTTTTTATTTTCATGGGAATTCTTTCTATACTCTTTGCGCAGGAGGATGTTACTGTGAAGAGTGTAACTCTTATTACAAAAGTCTTTCCGGAAGGTGAAAAAGTCTGTGCGGTCGTCATCGAATATCCCGTTGAGATCGATGGTCAGAAACTCTCACCGGATCAGTTCTCGGTGAAAGTGAAAACTGGCGATACCTACTCTTCAAGAACGATTACAAAAGTCTACGCAAACAACAGCGGAGGTCTCTCTTTCAGCATTTTCAACAACCGTGGAAAGTACGTTGTTCTGGAACTCTCCACCGAAGATTTACACTCAAACACCATTGTTTTCGGGCCTAATTTTCTCAACACCCGCATGAAACTGGACTACATTGTTTCACAGCTTGTTCCCATTTTTGACGTAGACGGGAACGAAGTGGAACCTTTTACGTCGAAACAAACGGATGAGAAACATCTCATCATCGATGATTTCCTCGCATTCACTTTCAAAGACCCAGAAACAGGTGTTGAGATACCTTACAGGTTGTTTGTTCCAAAAGATGTGAATCCTGACAGAAAATACCCGCTGGTTGTCTTCCTGCATGGCGCGGGAGAAAGGGGAACAGACAACTATCTGCAAGTTGCTGGAAATCGTGGAGCGGTTGTCTGGGCCCAGCCGAGATACCAGGTGGTTCATCCGTGTTTCGTCCTCGCACCGCAGTGCCCCCCAAACAGCAGCTGGTCCACACTCTTCACTGACAGGGAAAATCCTTTCAACCCAGAAAAACCCCTTCTTGCGGTGATAAAGATCATTAGAAAACTTCTTGACGAATACAACATAGATGAGAATCGAATCTACATCACCGGGCTTTCGATGGGAGGCTACGGCACCTGGACTGCCATCATGGAATTTCCTGAACTCTTCGCAGCCGCTATACCGATATGCGGTGGAGGAGATGTCAGCAAAGTCGAGAGAATAAAGGACATACCCATCTGGGTTTTCCACGCAGAAGACGACCCTGTTGTCCCGGTGGAGAATTCGCGTGTTCTTGTGAAAAAATTGGCGGAGATTGGTGGGAAGGTCAGATATACCGAGTACGAGAAAGGTTTCATGGAGAAACACGGGTGGGATCCACACGGATCGTGGATACCTACCTACGAGAATCAAGAAGCCATAGAGTGGCTGTTTGAACAAAGTAGATAGTTGTGGTAGAATTTAAGTGAAAAATCATACACCTCAAGAGAGCCCTGCTGGGCTCTCTTTTTAATTCTCAAAAAAGGAGGGATTCACATGCCAGCGAAGGTTTATTTCACAGACATGACAACCAACCCAAACATGAACATGCTTCAAAAGTTAGAACTTCTTTTGAAGAAAGTGGAACTGGAGAAAATCATCGAAAAAGACAAGTTCGTGGCTGTAAAACTCCATTTCGGTGAATACGGAAACCTCGCATTCATAAGACCCCAGTACGTGAAAATCATTGTGGACCAGATCAAGAAACTGGGTGGAAAACCTTTCCTCACCGACGCGAACACGCTCTACACCGGCCACAGATCGAACGCTGTGGATCATCTGATAAACGCCTACCTGAACGGCTTCACCTACGAGGTGACGGGAGCTCC contains the following coding sequences:
- a CDS encoding ABC transporter ATP-binding protein, which encodes MSRLVVKNLTKIFSLGFFSKRRIEAVKNVSFEVKEKEIVSLVGESGSGKTTTAKMILRLLPPTSGEIYFEGKDIWKDIKDRESLVEFRRKVHAVFQDPFASYNPFYPVERTLWQAISLLENKPSNKKEALELIKESLFRVGIDPKDVLGKYPHQISGGQKQRIMIARCWILRPLLIVADEPTSMIDASSRGGIIKLLEELREEQGTSIIFITHDLGLAYYVSDNIFVMKNGEIVERGHPDKVVLEPTHEYTKLLVGSIPKLYRKLEDL
- a CDS encoding beta-glucosidase family protein, which produces MERIDEILSQLTTEEKVKLVVGVGLPGLFGNPHSRVAGAAGETHPVPRLGIPAFVLADGPAGLRINPTRENDENTYYTTAFPVEIMLASTWNRDLLEEVGKAMGEEVREYGVDVLLAPAMNIHRNPLCGRNFEYYSEDPVLSGEMASAFVKGVQSQGVGACIKHFVANNQETNRMVVDTIVSERALREIYLKGFEIAVKKARPWTVMSAYNKLNGKYCSQNEWLLKKVLREEWGFDGFVMSDWYAGDNPVEQLKAGNDMIMPGKAYQVNTERRDEIEEIMEALKEGKLSEEVLDECVRNILKVLVNAPSFKGYRYSNKPDLESHAEVAYEAGAEGVVLLENNGVLPFDENTHVAVFGTGQIETIKGGTGSGDTHPRYTISILEGIKERNMKFDEELASTYEEYIKKMRETEEYKPRTDSWGTVIKPKLPENFLSEKEIKKAAKKNDVAVVVISRISGEGYDRKPVKGDFYLSDDELELIKTVSKEFHDQGKKVVVLLNIGSPIEVASWRDLVDGILLVWQAGQEMGRIVADVLVGKINPSGKLPTTFPKDYSDVPSWTFPGEPKDNPQRVVYEEDIYVGYRYYDTFGVEPAYEFGYGLSYTKFEYKDLKIAIDGETLRVSYTITNTGDRAGKEVSQVYIKAPKGKIDKPFQELKAFHKTKLLNPGESEEISLEIPLRDLASFDGKEWVVESGEYEVRVGASSRDIRLRDIFLVEGEKRFKP
- a CDS encoding TM0026 family membrane protein; the encoded protein is MFTKAVLSIFSWALVLELIVLFYYLWRGLRPVEFYLNLGLLGLTVPFLVFLVVREKKKRREEDDGKDR
- a CDS encoding carbohydrate binding domain-containing protein, whose translation is MMSRLVFALLLFPVFILAQNILGNASFDEPILIAGVDIDPPAEDGSIDTGGNWVFFTNSNGEGTARVENGVLVVEITNGGDHTWSVQIIQAPIRVEKLHKYRVSFRAKASSQKNIGVKIGGTAGRGWTAYNPGTDESGGMVFELGTDWQKYEFEFVMRQETDENARFEFQLGRYTGTVWIDDVVMEDIGVLEVSGEENEIYTEEDEDKVEDWQLVWSQEFDDGVIDPNIWNFEIGNGHAKGIPGWGNGELEYYTDENAFVENGCLVIEARKEQVSDEYGTYDYTSARMTTEGKFEIKYGKIEIRAKLPKGKGIWPALWMLGNNIGEVGWPTCGEIDIMEMLGHDTRTVYGTAHGPGYSGGASIGVAYHLPEGVPDFSEDFHIFSIEWDEDEVEWYVDGQLYHVLSKDELAELGLEWVFDHPFFLILNVAVGGYWPGYPDETTQFPQRMYIDYIRVYKDMNPETITGEVDDCEYEQAQQQAGPEVTYEQINNGTFDEPIVNDQANNPDEWFIWQAGDYGISGARVSDYGVRDGYAYITIADPGTDTWHIQFNQWIGLYRGKTYTISFKAKADTPRPINVKILQNHDPWTNYFAQTVNLTADWQTFTFTYTHPDDADEVVQISFELGEGTATTIYFDDVTVSPQ
- a CDS encoding ABC transporter ATP-binding protein — encoded protein: MKEILLKAENVRAYYKLEKVSVKAVDGLSFEILEDEVIGVVGESGCGKTTLSNVIFMNMVKPLTLVDGKIFLRVNGEFVELSSMTRDEVKRKFWGKEITIIPQAAMNALMPTIRMEKYVRHLAESHGIDEEELLDKARRRFEEVGLDPLWIKRYPFELSGGMRQRAVIAIATILNPSLLIADEPTSALDVVNQKVLLKVLMQMKRQGIVKSIIFITHDIATVRQIADRMIIMYAGKIVEFAPVESLLEKPLHPYTQGLFNSVLTPEPEVKKRGITTIPGAPPNLINPPSGCRFHPRCPHAMDVCKEKEPPLTEIEPGRRVACWLYMEERA